In Streptomyces nojiriensis, the sequence CGACAGCTCACCTCGCAGGCGCCGGAGAGGAATTCGTCATGCCTGCAAAGGGTAAGCACCGCCGCCCCAAGTCCCTTTCCCTTTCCCGCGGTTTCGCCGTCGCCGGAACCGGTGGCGCGGCCCTCGTGCTGCCGCTGATCGGCGCCGCCGGCGCCCACGCGGCCGGTGCCCCGGCCGCCGCGACCGCGGTGACCCCGCAGGCTCCCGTCGCTCTGCAGGCGGCTCCCGTCGCCGCCGCGCAGGCCGCGCCGACCGTCTACACCGTCGTGCCGGGCGACTGCCTCTCCAAGATCGCCGCCGAGCGCCACCTGTCCGGCGGCTGGGAGCGGCTGTACGCCGACAACCGCGAGGCCGTCGGGGTCAACCCGTCGCTGATCCACCCGGGCCTGAAGCTGAACATCGGCGGTCCCGGCGAGGCGGCTCCGGCCGAGGCCGAGGCCGCCCCGGCCCCCGAGGCCGACGCGGAGCCGGCCGCGCAGGCCGCGCCGAAGCCGGTCCGCAAGCAGGCCGAGCAGGCCGCCCCGGCGCAGCGGGAGGCCGCCGCCGAGCCCCAGGCCGAGGCCCCCGCCGCCGCGCCGCAGTCCGCCGGCGGCTTCGTGGCCCCGGTCAGCGGCGGCATCTCCACCCAGTACAAGGTCGCGGGCGCCATGTGGTCCTCCGGCTACCACACCGGCGTCGACTTCATCGCCGCCATGGGCACCACCGTCAAGGCCGTCGGTGCGGGCACCGTGGT encodes:
- a CDS encoding M23 family metallopeptidase → MPAKGKHRRPKSLSLSRGFAVAGTGGAALVLPLIGAAGAHAAGAPAAATAVTPQAPVALQAAPVAAAQAAPTVYTVVPGDCLSKIAAERHLSGGWERLYADNREAVGVNPSLIHPGLKLNIGGPGEAAPAEAEAAPAPEADAEPAAQAAPKPVRKQAEQAAPAQREAAAEPQAEAPAAAPQSAGGFVAPVSGGISTQYKVAGAMWSSGYHTGVDFIAAMGTTVKAVGAGTVVSAGWSGSYGNEIVIRHADGKYSQYAHLSQLSVSSGQSVTAGQAIGLSGSTGNSTGPHLHFEIRTTPSYGSDMDPIAYLRSKGASL